A DNA window from Loxodonta africana isolate mLoxAfr1 chromosome 7, mLoxAfr1.hap2, whole genome shotgun sequence contains the following coding sequences:
- the LOC135231650 gene encoding olfactory receptor 5T17-like has product MKNDTEVTTFILKGFTDNPELQVILFFLFLAIYLFTLIGILGLVVLVIEDSRLHNPMYYFLGVLSFLDACFSSSITLNMLVGFMSKNKAISFLGCATQMLLFVTFGTTECFLLAAMAYDRCVAIYNPLLYSVNMSPRVYVSLITASYVGGISHATLHTVATFSLSFCASNEIRHVFCNIPPLLAISCSDTHINQLLLFYVVGCIEILTILIVLISYGLILLAILKVPSAEWRQKVFSTCGSQLTEVSIYHGTILFMYTRPSSSYALDHDMIVSIFYTIVIPMLNPIIYSLRNKDVKTAIKKVFGRIK; this is encoded by the coding sequence ATGAAAAATGACACAGAAGTCACCACATTTATACTGAAGGGCTTCACAGACAATCCTGAGCTGCAGGTCatcttattttttctatttctagcaatCTACCTCTTTACTCTAATAGGAATTTTAGGACTGGTTGTATTGGTCATTGAGGATTCCCGGCTCCACAACCCCATGTACTATTTTCTGGGTGTGTTATCATTCTTGGATGCTTGCTTTTCATCATCAATTACTCTAAATATGTTAGTGGGTTTTATGTCAAAGAATAAAGCAATTTCATTCCTTGGATGTGCAACACAGATGCTGCTCTTTGTCACCTTTGGGACCACAGAATGCTTTCTCTTGGCAGCAATGGCATATGATCGCTGTGTAGCCATCTACAACCCACTTCTCTATTCAGTTAACATGTCACCCAGAGTCTATGTGTCACTCATCACTGCTTCATATGTTGGTGGTATTTCACATGCTACTTTACACACAGTAGCAACTTTTAGCCTCTCCTTCTGTGCATCCAATGAAATTAGACATGTCTTTTGCAATATCCCTCCACTCCTTGCTATCTCCTGTTCTGACACGCACATCAACCAGCTTCTACTCTTCTATGTCGTGGGTTGTATTGAGATACTCACCATCCTGATTGTCCTGATCTCCTACGGTTTAATTTTGTTGGCGATTCTGAAGGTGCCTTCTGCTGAATGGAGGCAAAAAGTCTTTTCCACTTGTGGCTCTCAACTAACTGAAGTGTCAATTTACCATGGAACAATCCTTTTCATGTATACGAGACCAAGTTCCAGCTATGCCTTGGATCATGACATGATAGTGTCTATATTTTATACCATTGTGATTCCCATGCTGAATCCCATCATCTACAgtttgaggaacaaagatgtaaaaacagcaataaaaaaagtgTTTGGGAGAATAAAGTAA
- the LOC100667748 gene encoding olfactory receptor 8J2-like: MAPGNLTRVTEFILMGIADLPELQVPLFFDFLVIYCLTVVGNLGTITLTSVDSRLQTPMYFFLRHLAITNLGNSTTIAPKMLLNFLAKKKTISYYCCAAQLGGFLVFVVAEVFILAAMAYDRYMAICNPLLYMVVVSRQICLLLVSLIYLYSLSTALTASSCVFSVSYCSSNVINHFYCDNIPLLALSCSDTYIPDITVFMLSGIDLFFSLIIVLISYFNIFLTVLRIQSSEGRQKAFSTCASHLMAVTVFYGTLLFMYMQLTTNHSLDTDKMASVFYTLVIPMLNPLIYSLRNKEVKDALKRFLNNPCKSLKLV; the protein is encoded by the coding sequence ATGGCTCCAGGGAATCTCACAAGGGTGACTGAGTTCATTCTCATGGGAATCGCAGACCTTCCTGAGCTCCAGGTCCCCCTTTTCTTTGACTTCCTGGTGATCTATTGTCTGACTGTGGTAGGGAACTTGGGCACCATCACCCTTACCAGTGTTGACTCCAGACTTCaaacccccatgtactttttccttcgACACTTGGCTATCACTAATCTTGGCAATTCTACCACCATTGCCCCTAAAATGTTGCTCAACTTCTTGGCTAAGAAGAAAACCATCTCATACTACTGTTGTGCAGCTCAACTAGGTGGATTCTTAGTTTTCGTGGTGGCTGAAGTTTTCATACTGGCggcaatggcctatgaccgctatatGGCCATTTGCAACCCCCTGCTCTACATGGTGGTGGTatctcggcagatctgccttctgCTAGTATCCCTCATATACCTCTACAGCCTGAGCACAGCACTGACTGCCTCTTCCTGTGTGTTCTCTGTGTCATACTGTTcttccaatgtaatcaaccattTTTATTGTGATAACATCCCTTTGCTAGCATTGTCCTGTTCTGATACTTACATTCCAGATATAACAGTGTTCATGTTATCAGGTATCGACCTGTTTTTCTCCTTGATCATTGTTCTAATATCCTACTTCAACATTTTCCTCACCGTTTTGAGGATACAGTCCTCAGAAGGGAGACAGAAAGCTTTTTCCACCTGTGCTTCTCACTTGATGGCCGTCACTGTGTTCTATGGGACCCTCCTTTTCATGTATATGCAGCTAACAACCAACCACTCATTAGATACTGATAAAATGGCCTCAGTCTTTTACACCCTCGTGATACCAATGTTGAATCCCCTCATTTACAGCCTAAGGAACAAGGAAGTGAAGGATGCACTGAAGAGATTCCTTAATAACCCATGCAAATCTCTCAAACTAGTGTAA